From Caldivirga sp., one genomic window encodes:
- a CDS encoding dihydrodipicolinate synthase family protein codes for MEGILVALAIPFRDGKINTDNLTLHAEALIKEGVDGFFILGTTSQGVLLNIDERRLILEVLSEIKAKHLIIQVYSNDWGITRETIKLAEHYGADAVASIPPIYYKPDYSTLKLMYGKINELTSLPLYIYNIPGSTSFNITPSLVERLIKDGVKLSGIKDSSGDLAQLMEFINLSLNVFSGSDNLIVPSITVGANGVISILANSNTELVVNAYRLAKSGDLNKALNAQRVISRTMNITEAYPKPAVYHSLIKLLKYDFGGVKEPLVRNLTQDEESQLAQQLKSIGLKVIL; via the coding sequence ATGGAGGGAATCCTGGTAGCGTTAGCCATACCCTTTAGGGATGGTAAAATCAATACCGATAACCTAACTCTTCATGCTGAGGCCTTGATTAAGGAGGGGGTTGATGGTTTCTTCATCCTTGGAACCACTAGTCAAGGTGTATTACTTAACATTGATGAGAGAAGACTTATTCTTGAAGTCCTTAGTGAAATTAAGGCGAAGCACTTGATTATTCAGGTCTATAGTAATGATTGGGGGATTACGAGGGAGACTATTAAGCTTGCTGAACATTATGGGGCTGATGCAGTAGCCTCAATACCACCAATATACTATAAGCCTGACTACAGTACACTTAAGTTAATGTATGGTAAGATAAATGAGTTAACAAGTCTACCATTATACATATATAATATCCCAGGCAGCACAAGCTTCAACATTACTCCAAGCCTAGTTGAAAGGCTTATTAAAGACGGTGTTAAGTTAAGCGGTATTAAGGATAGTAGCGGCGACTTAGCGCAATTAATGGAATTCATTAACCTAAGTCTTAATGTTTTCAGCGGCTCAGACAATTTAATAGTGCCATCAATAACCGTTGGCGCTAATGGTGTAATATCAATACTAGCTAATTCAAACACTGAACTTGTGGTGAATGCCTATAGACTTGCCAAAAGTGGTGATTTAAATAAGGCCCTTAATGCACAGAGGGTGATTTCAAGAACCATGAATATTACTGAGGCTTACCCCAAACCAGCAGTATACCATAGCCTAATCAAGTTACTGAAGTACGATTTCGGGGGAGTTAAGGAACCTCTAGTGAGGAACCTAACGCAGGATGAAGAATCTCAGCTCGCTCAACAATTAAAGTCTATTGGACTTAAGGTTATTCTTTGA
- a CDS encoding DUF2139 domain-containing protein has protein sequence MGIIMARDLLLEGFIAHDEAGLGHHSFRCLYIGFHPKSKSMIIHDGHAAKVYSDGRLIYSYEKLGAQPRVAGDTHAAMANSRDLLFIGGWLKAPPGVLPNGLQDMRNKYSHIHMIDENNRVEVLWSRKWDNKIPPNHWYGEVTDLLYDGHEDSVYFTRADGHAELGLWRIELRDRKVEYLAEGTVYKMELKDDKIYATLFNPALMEDSAIVIYNMRDGSVNRVNEFEFALEPGRRMKIRRRGGQIIQLQNRLMAFYAGALIYIQPDKDKYTLFPLLETHNPEDGMPYHLGGVRSQKVYVYGIPIIAFNPWDHLKEPSARSDVTLLMRMDSVTPQVIASTGFISGMATDGENLYLGASHTNHTGVYAYRSGIGGVFTIPVDKILSKPLTPVRVWIWDGAYSRESSGLNGWFGGIPLRGFNRRRLKIHVSKQAKLTIAEYSLAAKVRAEEVQLKDGWNIMELDQYDDLVAFKLSEDNEISAEIILEP, from the coding sequence ATGGGGATAATAATGGCTAGGGATCTACTGCTTGAGGGCTTCATAGCCCATGATGAAGCTGGCCTAGGTCACCATAGCTTCAGATGCCTTTACATAGGCTTTCACCCTAAATCCAAATCAATGATAATTCATGATGGGCATGCAGCCAAGGTTTACTCAGACGGTAGGTTAATATATAGTTACGAGAAGCTTGGAGCCCAACCCAGGGTTGCTGGGGATACTCATGCAGCAATGGCTAATTCAAGGGACCTACTCTTCATTGGTGGTTGGCTTAAGGCACCACCCGGTGTTTTGCCTAATGGACTCCAAGACATGAGGAATAAGTACAGTCACATACACATGATTGATGAGAATAATAGGGTTGAGGTGCTTTGGTCAAGGAAGTGGGATAATAAGATACCTCCAAACCACTGGTACGGTGAGGTAACTGACCTACTCTACGATGGTCATGAGGATTCAGTCTACTTCACTAGAGCTGATGGACACGCTGAATTAGGCCTATGGCGCATCGAGCTTAGGGACCGTAAGGTGGAGTACCTGGCTGAGGGTACAGTATACAAGATGGAGCTTAAGGATGATAAAATCTACGCAACGTTATTCAACCCAGCATTAATGGAGGATTCAGCCATAGTAATATACAATATGAGGGATGGATCAGTGAATAGGGTTAATGAGTTTGAGTTCGCACTGGAACCAGGTAGAAGAATGAAGATACGTAGGAGGGGTGGGCAGATTATTCAGCTTCAAAATAGGTTAATGGCTTTCTATGCAGGAGCCTTAATTTACATTCAACCTGATAAGGATAAATACACACTATTCCCACTACTGGAAACCCACAACCCAGAGGATGGGATGCCCTATCACCTAGGCGGTGTTAGGTCACAGAAGGTGTATGTGTATGGGATACCCATTATAGCCTTTAATCCATGGGACCATTTAAAGGAACCATCAGCCAGATCCGACGTAACACTGCTAATGCGCATGGATTCAGTGACACCGCAGGTAATAGCTTCAACAGGCTTCATATCAGGAATGGCAACTGACGGTGAGAACCTCTACCTGGGGGCATCACATACTAATCATACTGGAGTATACGCATACAGGTCAGGTATTGGTGGCGTATTCACAATACCCGTTGATAAAATTCTATCAAAGCCCCTAACCCCAGTTAGAGTATGGATATGGGATGGGGCATACTCAAGGGAGTCAAGTGGCTTAAACGGCTGGTTCGGTGGAATACCACTTAGAGGCTTCAATAGGAGGAGACTTAAGATCCACGTTAGCAAGCAGGCTAAGTTAACCATAGCTGAATACTCACTGGCAGCTAAAGTACGTGCAGAGGAGGTTCAACTCAAGGATGGGTGGAACATCATGGAGCTTGATCAATATGATGACTTAGTAGCCTTCAAGCTAAGTGAAGACAATGAAATATCAGCAGAAATAATACTTGAACCATAG
- a CDS encoding helix-turn-helix domain-containing protein, with protein MQVNYLNLGRGFTYVEFDYIHRVDWTYRASNYEFNYNVLESYINEPENYALEFAILKVNNKATLKSILGIIRSDANVKEIIKTTPLNAGYPKRVSIVLKVKLDNSTRLKAYRLGGIEVKDIITNGVENWGFALPSLSEVNRLKQYLEMGGEIKEMRVRRVNADDLIYMTSYSKLTPFLSRGELRVLRTAYELGFFNEPREATLSKVADELGLSTTTVNYEIRRGIYKLLTLILRGGNQYYDY; from the coding sequence ATGCAAGTTAATTACCTTAACCTTGGCCGTGGATTCACCTACGTTGAGTTTGATTATATTCATAGGGTTGACTGGACATATAGGGCCAGTAACTATGAGTTCAATTACAATGTCCTTGAATCTTACATAAATGAACCTGAGAACTACGCCCTAGAGTTCGCCATACTTAAGGTTAATAATAAGGCTACGCTTAAGAGTATACTAGGCATCATTAGGAGTGACGCTAATGTTAAGGAGATTATTAAAACCACACCATTAAACGCAGGCTACCCTAAGAGGGTTAGTATTGTTCTGAAGGTTAAATTAGATAACTCCACCAGGCTTAAGGCATATAGGTTGGGTGGCATTGAGGTTAAGGACATTATAACTAATGGCGTGGAGAATTGGGGATTCGCATTACCCAGCTTAAGTGAAGTTAACAGGCTTAAACAGTATTTGGAAATGGGTGGTGAGATTAAGGAAATGCGAGTAAGGCGCGTTAACGCCGATGATTTAATATACATGACTAGCTACAGTAAGTTAACCCCATTCCTAAGTAGGGGTGAGTTAAGGGTATTGAGGACTGCTTACGAATTGGGATTCTTCAATGAACCAAGGGAGGCTACGTTAAGTAAGGTTGCAGATGAATTGGGATTATCCACTACAACTGTGAATTATGAAATAAGGAGGGGAATATATAAGCTACTAACCCTAATACTAAGGGGAGGCAATCAGTATTACGATTACTGA
- a CDS encoding ABC transporter substrate-binding protein produces MIRISKLILGVLALTTVILASILMESVTLPQYQLPSNKSFIILWVTPWGGTSNYSIPTWAIPGVVVWYQCNNPSASLSMVNQQVALIQRYLSQNRTVFINLMCELPNEWRGLLHYITIPQYLLVNLMNIDPGGRNLYIGFSEESACVNDPVCRATMVGIYKEVHALFPEAGLFYYASLRDLPDNVLALANEANLTLVGYDNYDYNYVNGTVVVPQYAISDMIYLEEHGYNGRFIMGELGLRVCDQEAYVYAWQNPYVGPVNCTAPAIYDSQILRQYEEEVHPTFIGIWAWNGPPFGVVDNPLMLEVISKYAETPNLQPITPPSGSIRLASWGLSFNPQGLMQLITNYTLSTGNYVIYSPISINGLMPNESTLLSIMNSSNPPNVIQVNGGPWLLTLALSGVRLLNLTSVASSMGMLSNGVEEVMLANMFNGTLLSLPINVYRGDLLYINVQLLREYNLPIPTTVEQLINDTEELANYGFTCVWVIPSGDNGQDQINLWQSLFLGLASEKYGPAVAARLMNELLYGTLDLRNSTVIQLINETNQYYLTITQYDCSGWQYMNWAEATSLLLQGAAVFQVGDSRLAGYALQQGTLVYPATAPYINNTSVNIIAEPFPGTEGVYVIDVDSAAIPINGNSMINLSERFVEFWASHAGELTWVNASGGCMTWRNTLINSTPLQGLNCIQLLNEPNYGFTVSLSDEGLLMKPYSYLTEGLLNLQNYGADYLTNFTEILMLIEETTYQEWVNASKSGLGYLGYFKHPFAQYLPPWVNPINYSMQSYTPWWILNETKKTTVTSISTSSALSTSSVTVTTTYVTTVTSMATSTMINTVTKALTTTVVSTVTIIKQTASALSWALIAVIVVIVIVVALILLHNKGL; encoded by the coding sequence ATGATTAGAATCAGTAAACTCATCTTAGGCGTATTAGCGTTAACTACTGTGATACTTGCCTCAATATTAATGGAGTCGGTGACCTTACCTCAATATCAATTACCCAGTAATAAATCCTTCATAATACTTTGGGTGACGCCATGGGGTGGGACAAGCAATTACTCAATACCCACCTGGGCTATCCCAGGGGTTGTTGTTTGGTATCAATGTAATAACCCATCAGCATCATTATCAATGGTTAATCAACAGGTGGCGCTTATTCAACGCTACCTCAGTCAAAACAGGACAGTCTTCATAAACCTAATGTGTGAGTTACCCAATGAGTGGAGGGGTCTACTCCACTACATCACCATCCCCCAGTATTTATTAGTTAACTTAATGAATATTGATCCAGGTGGTAGGAACCTCTACATAGGGTTCAGTGAAGAGTCAGCATGTGTTAATGACCCAGTCTGCAGGGCAACAATGGTGGGTATTTATAAGGAGGTTCATGCCCTCTTTCCTGAGGCTGGCCTCTTCTACTACGCCAGTTTACGTGACCTTCCAGACAATGTCCTAGCCCTGGCTAATGAGGCTAACTTAACCTTAGTAGGTTACGATAATTATGATTACAATTACGTTAATGGTACGGTCGTTGTTCCTCAGTACGCTATAAGTGACATGATTTACCTAGAGGAACATGGCTACAATGGTAGGTTTATCATGGGGGAACTTGGGTTAAGGGTTTGCGACCAGGAGGCATACGTATATGCTTGGCAGAATCCCTACGTTGGCCCAGTTAATTGCACGGCACCAGCTATTTATGACTCACAAATATTAAGACAATATGAGGAGGAGGTTCACCCAACCTTCATAGGTATTTGGGCTTGGAATGGCCCACCCTTCGGTGTTGTTGATAATCCACTAATGCTGGAGGTGATAAGCAAGTACGCTGAGACACCTAACCTTCAACCAATTACCCCACCTTCGGGTTCGATAAGGTTAGCTTCATGGGGTCTTTCATTTAATCCACAGGGCTTAATGCAATTAATAACTAACTACACGTTATCAACAGGCAACTACGTGATTTACTCACCAATTTCAATAAATGGATTAATGCCTAATGAATCAACACTCCTCAGCATAATGAACTCCAGTAATCCACCTAATGTTATTCAGGTTAATGGAGGACCATGGCTACTTACCCTAGCCTTAAGTGGAGTGCGGTTACTTAACTTAACTTCCGTAGCCTCATCCATGGGTATGCTTAGTAATGGGGTTGAGGAGGTTATGTTGGCGAACATGTTTAACGGTACCTTACTTTCATTACCCATTAATGTATACAGGGGTGATTTACTTTACATTAATGTTCAGTTACTTAGGGAGTATAACTTACCAATACCAACTACAGTGGAGCAGTTGATTAATGATACAGAGGAGTTAGCTAACTACGGCTTTACGTGCGTATGGGTTATTCCAAGTGGGGATAATGGGCAAGATCAAATTAACCTATGGCAATCATTATTCCTTGGACTAGCCAGTGAGAAATATGGTCCAGCAGTCGCTGCTAGGTTAATGAATGAACTCCTCTACGGTACCCTTGATCTACGTAACTCAACAGTAATTCAATTAATTAATGAAACCAATCAATACTACTTAACCATAACTCAATACGACTGCTCAGGCTGGCAGTATATGAATTGGGCTGAGGCAACATCACTGCTACTTCAAGGTGCGGCAGTTTTCCAGGTTGGTGACTCTAGGTTGGCTGGTTACGCCCTTCAACAGGGTACACTGGTGTACCCGGCTACGGCCCCTTACATTAATAATACCTCAGTGAACATTATTGCTGAACCATTTCCAGGAACTGAGGGTGTTTACGTTATTGATGTTGATTCCGCTGCAATACCCATTAACGGTAACTCAATGATTAACCTCAGTGAACGCTTCGTTGAGTTCTGGGCTTCACATGCTGGTGAGTTAACTTGGGTAAATGCCTCAGGGGGATGCATGACTTGGCGTAATACATTAATTAACTCAACACCGCTGCAGGGCTTGAATTGCATTCAATTACTTAATGAACCTAATTACGGCTTCACTGTAAGTCTTAGTGATGAGGGATTATTAATGAAACCATACAGTTACCTCACTGAGGGATTACTTAACCTACAGAATTATGGAGCCGACTACTTAACAAACTTCACGGAGATTCTGATGCTTATTGAGGAGACCACTTACCAGGAGTGGGTTAACGCGAGCAAGAGCGGTTTAGGTTACTTAGGCTACTTCAAACACCCCTTCGCACAGTACCTACCTCCATGGGTTAACCCAATAAACTACAGTATGCAGAGCTACACGCCCTGGTGGATTTTAAATGAGACTAAGAAAACCACAGTAACCAGTATTTCAACAAGTAGTGCATTAAGCACATCATCAGTAACCGTAACCACTACCTATGTAACCACAGTCACAAGTATGG